A window of Daucus carota subsp. sativus chromosome 2, DH1 v3.0, whole genome shotgun sequence genomic DNA:
AGAAAGTAAGCGATAGAGAGGTATCATCTTCGTTCCTTAATAACTCAAAGTATGTAATCGTTTAGATGTGTGTTTACTTGAGTTTGTGTATGTACTTAATTGAGTGTGTACATGTGTATAATCgattttttgttgttaattaggtctaatatttgatgaattaagggtttatgttcttaattaggtcattgatttgtttaatgATGAGTTAGTAATTTAGgggttttgtttgtttgtttggtaatttaggtgttttctttgtttgtttGTTACTCTGCCAAGAGAATAGGTCTCCTAGAGGATTCATCATCAGTCTCCTTTTGGATTTTTGTAGTTTTGCAGGTTTTAGTTGATATCAAGACTATAGATCGATTCTTGTGATTGTGGGAAGCCTGGGGAAGCAAGGGCTACTTTGAGACGTTCGGTTAGAGAATGGGTGTGTATTTTATTACCTTGAAACTAAATTTTCAAACCTTTTTGTTATGGTTCATCTTTTGGTTGAGTTGGCGCCAATGTAATTTTGGGCAAAGTGAGCAGAATCTTATTAAGCAATTTCATTCCCACATGCCTTGAGCCCTTGATTATAGTTGTTGAAAAGTCTTCCTGCTTTGGATTTTTCTAAAGTAGTTGTCATATTGATAATAATGTTTAAGATGAACCACATACCCTGTAATGATTTATAAttgtaatattttagatatctAATATTTTCTTTGAGGTAGGTTGATGTCACTTTTACAACATTAAGCATGATGTATCCAATTCAAGATGAACCACCTACCCTGTAATGATTGTAAAATGAACTAGTTTGCTACTATACTTCTTTCACTTCTAAACTGGTGAGATAAATGGGATTGTTGCTTCCCATGATCTGCAAGGGTAAGTGAAATGTATAAGATGCTAATGgcaaaatattttatacttttcGATCTATGTCTGGCCCGATAGTTAGTAGGTAAGGATGggttatatatcattttattttcttttcttcatgtTCCTTAATTATGACTTGAAAGTCTTGTGTTTTATCTTTGGATCTCATTGTTTGTCTTTTGATTGTGATTTTCATAAGATTGTTTAGAGAGAATTATGATCAGCCCCATCTTCACATGGAATGGCATTTGATGCTGAGAGCACTTGCCAGTCCTATTGGTCCCAcagactggaatgaagctctgGATATAATTGCTTATGGTTCTCATGAGCAGGTTTGCTTTTGTTTTCTTTGCTATCAGCGTGATTTGTTCTAACAGGCAACTAGGAAGTTTTGATTAATGAAGCATCTCATTTCTTTGGAGTCCTACTATTTTTCACCCTTTTAGTTTCCAATAAAAATGTTATATTGAGGAAAATTGACTATACTACAGGGAAGaggaaaattcacaaaattatagtCAGAGTCCTAATATTTTCTCTCTCCCTTTTAGTTTCCAATACAGGTTTAAACATGTCCGaggaaaagtaaaaaataaaattcacatGAATGAAATAATTTGTTGATCAGAGAGGACATTTGTTTGTAGGCTTGTAGCTGAATTAGTATTTTTGTGGGTACCAAAAGGAACCACCAGCCAGTTGTGTCTttaaaaagaattaattaatatacaGTTAGATAAACACTAGCTAGACGACCTTTTGTcagcaaaagaaaagaaatttgtTCAAGTATTGTATAAACTAAATAATATACTTTGTAAATGCATCATTTCCAAATTGCACAATATAAATCCTCTGCTGATATTAGTTCATTTTGCAGGATAATGCTCACTGGGAGGTTGTTGACGCCTTACCATCATATGGACGAGGTATTGAACTTCCTGGTGGTAGGTATCGAAGCCTGATTACAGGAAATAATCTAGTCGATGTTGTAATTACAGGTAGTGGAGCACCCTTTCATATTAGAAGATGCAGTTTTCTTTTGAGCACTTATTGTTTTCTGTATGTTATTCTTATGGATTATGGATGAATTAATTTACTGCACAGGTGACAATGGGACTATAGATAGCCAGGGTTCCGTTGGTGGGAGCACTTCAGTTCTCATTGTTTAAACTACAGCCGACCACACCTGGTTGAttactcttaaaatatttacaGAGTATAGTTATGCTTATATTTGGTGGGCTACTAGTGTACTAGGAGTCCATGATTAAAAGATTACTGGATAGTCTATTAAGTTCTATTAAGTAGAAATTGATTAAAGATTACAGGGCAGTCTCCATGATTAAGAgtttataagaatatatatcCAAGTCTAATgggaaacatatataaaaaaagtgcAAGTCCCGATACAAGTGTTTTCCCTTCGATCATCATATTGTAGTGTATATATAGCCATGCAATACAACTCTATATATTgtaatgtaaaattaaaaatagttaAGTTGTACAAGTGTTTTAGATAGTTGacagtttatttatttatttatttatttttcttacttAGAAATGACATGATTATATACTTGTTGGTGTGCAGGGTATCAATGGACTTGAAGATCTTTAAGAAAGCTTCTGATATGGAGGACAAACTTAACAAAAACTGAAGACAATCCTTGAACATTTGGCTGAGAAGAATTATGTGCCGGTGGTCAGAATTAACATGAGTCGAATGCCAATAGCAATGCAGCTGCTTATTCATGATTAGTAGTACTATGTTCTAGATTTGGCCCATTTGTCAAAAGTTTGATGTACTTCATGTATTTTGGCCTATTTTCATTTCTAAGCtcgaaattgttttttttatttagtaactATGGTACTGATCTTGGTTGTGGTTGTCTAGGAATGATCATAGCTGTGGTTGGTAATAGCATTAGTACTGTTTTTGGGATTTGTTGGTCTTGAACCTTTAATGGtggattgatatttattttaaatggtcatgtcaatttttttattcattctgttgcaatatatgattataattttgcCTTAAAGGTTGCTTTTGATATTGTGAATATTTAAATAACAATGCATTTGGACAAAAATTTGTTGCCACAGGTGCTATATGGCAATGTTAAACCATAAAGAAAGTGTTGcaaattttgttgcaataaAAGAATAAACTAAAGCAATGATTTAAATAGCATTGCTATAGAAGAAAAGTTGTTGCAATATGTGGATCTGGCAATGATTTGAACTTGTTgcattatatatgttaattcaTTGCAAAAAGGGCCCTATGGCAACGGGGCAAAGTTAACCGtcgattttttgaaaatcattgGAATAGCGTCTATcgcaatgattttttataatatagcaactattttcaggggttgctaaatgcaatctatggtatagtgttaataacataaaaatctcatatatgaatattattcaacaatatgaatataaataaaataataattacatgttttattgtcttaaccaagagtgtcaattagatagctacaaaattcaatctatacaagtaaaagaaaatatCTACTGTGataagtaaattgtgttttcacacttatataattaaaaaaaccacGCTATTTCATACACAAACATATAGTAATGAactaacttattttatataatttggctACAAACCATGCTAATAATATCCCTAGAATTAGCGTCCAGTATGCCACCCATGCCCGGGCTGTTGTAGATATGTTTGTAGTATTCGCTATGTTTGTAAAAACCATATTACCATCGGGAGCTGCTCCCCATATCGTCCTCCTTCATTGTCTCTCCAAAGTCTGCGTCAAGATTAGGTCTTTGTTATCTTCCTCCTTTCACATTCAAATTCAAACTTTGAAACTGGCTGTGCATAAGGTTTTCTCAACCTACAAAGATAAAAACACCAAATAATGCATCAACCTACAAAACACTACTGGTAAATAGACCGATTCCAACAATAAGGTTTATTTTACCTCTTGAGTTGATGGTCTATCTTTTGGTTCAAATGCAAGCATTCTGTCTAACAACCCAGCGCTAGGGGTCTACACACAAATTTCTTTAAGTATAAATAGTGTGGTGACACACAAATTTCTCTCTAGTATTTTATATTGGAggtgtttttttaatatagttaTAGGTGATAAAGGCGGTTTTTGTCATTAAACTACTATGTATTATAATGTTGTTCAATACTAGTTATTAGTTATGTACCTCCGTGAATGCCGTAATTTCTtccatgtaattttataaatGGCGGAAGTCGAAACTActttaatatcaataattaagtaaacaagaagaagaatgcAATGGAGAGTTTAGCTACTACTCGGACAAAACTCAATATTATAAGCGTGtggttttttgttttaaaaacaaaatactcGATCCCATAGTTATATTGGGAGTGATAGCAATTAGGACACTACAAGGTCAAGAGTCCTTACATTAAAACAACTATTCAAAAGTCTCTATATTATCAGCTTAGTATTAACCACAGGAGCCCAAAAGctttagtttaataattaactataaatgtgaaaacacaatttatttttgtataatataat
This region includes:
- the LOC108192687 gene encoding probable polygalacturonase isoform X1, which translates into the protein MEWHLMLRALASPIGPTDWNEALDIIAYGSHEQDNAHWEVVDALPSYGRGIELPGGRYRSLITGNNLVDVVITGDNGTIDSQGSVGGSTSVLIV
- the LOC108192687 gene encoding probable polygalacturonase isoform X2, translating into MEWHLMLRALASPIGPTDWNEALDIIAYGSHEQDNAHWEVVDALPSYGRGIELPGGRYRSLITGNNLVDVVITGYQWT